Proteins co-encoded in one Chrysemys picta bellii isolate R12L10 chromosome 13, ASM1138683v2, whole genome shotgun sequence genomic window:
- the LOC101932382 gene encoding olfactory receptor 11A1-like — protein sequence MADVERGNQSNVTEFILRGFRIFYPFQIGPFVLVLLMYLTTVAGNTLIIVTILADRGLHTPMYFLLGNLSFLDIWYTSNIVPKMLQGFLAEKGVTISFSGCVTQLYIFGSQAATESFLLTVMAYDRYLAICNPLRYTALMNARVCVELASCSWLGGFLFNPVIMAWIYRLHFCGPNEIDHFFCDFMPLVKLSCSDTHLITLAAFLLSAMATLIPFLLTLISYAFIITAVVKNPSSTGRRKAFSTCTSHLTVVSTFYGALAIVYVVPTANSAVNLNKTFSLLYSLVTPLLNPLVYSLRNKDVNDALRTMATRLIDFLRK from the coding sequence ATGGCAGATGTTGAGAGGGGAAACCAAAGCAACGTTACAGAATTCATCCTCCGCGGGTTCAGGATCTTCTACCCATTCCAGATCGGTCCCTTTGTGCTGGTTCTGCTAATGTACCTCACCACCGTGGCTGGGAACACCCTGATCATTGTCACCATTCTGGCTGATCGGggccttcacacccccatgtatttcttacTGGGGAACTTGTCCTTCTTGGATATCTGGTACACATCCAACATTGTCCCCAAAATGCTGCAAGGTTTCCTGGCTGAGAAGGGCGTGACGATCTCCTTCAGTGGCTGTGTCACACAGCTTTATATCTTTGGCTCCCAGGCAGCCACCGAAAGCTTCCTGCTAACAGTGATGGCCTATGATCGCTACTTGGCGATATGCAATCCGCTGCGTTATACGGCCCTCATGAACGCAAGGGTGTGCGTCGAGCTGGCTTCCTGCTCTTGGCTGGGTGGATTCCTCTTCAACCCGGTGATAATGGCCTGGATTTACAGACTACATTTCTGTGGCCCTAATGAAATcgaccatttcttctgtgacttcATGCCCCTGGTCAAGCTGTCATGCAGTGACACCCACCTGATAACCTTAGCAGCATTCTTGCTCTCCGCTATGGCcaccctgatccccttcctgctAACCCTCATATCCTACGCATTTATCATAACAGCTGTAGTAAAAAACCCTTCCAGCACTGGGAGGCGGAAGGCCTTCTCCACCTGTACCTCTCACCTTACTGTGGTCAGCACTTTCTACGGGGCACTGGCCATTGTCTATGTGGTGCCGACAGCCAATTCTGCTGTCAACCTAAACAAAACATTCTCCCTTCTCTACAGCCTGGTCACCCCATTGCTCAACCCCCTGGTCTACTCCTTGAGGAACAAGGATGTGAATGACGCGCTGAGGACAATGGCCACTAGACTGATAGATTTTCTAAGGAAGTAG